From Lolium perenne isolate Kyuss_39 chromosome 5, Kyuss_2.0, whole genome shotgun sequence, a single genomic window includes:
- the LOC127302429 gene encoding disease resistance protein Pik-2 isoform X1 produces the protein MEVVTGAIGSLLPKLGNLLKEEYDLQKRVRGEIMFLETELESMEAALLKISQAPIDHPPDSQVKLWARDVRDLSYELEDSIDKFMVRIDGDPNRPQGFKGFIDRCITLLTRANIRHKIGTEVKDIKKRIGEVSKRRDRYKVDNIIAKRIGPTIDSLRLSALYTKATQLIGTDEKSQYIIKKLMGADDESDKQMKIVSIVGFGGLGKTTLANVVYQKLKEKFDCAAFVSVSQNPNMEKIFKNLLGQLGNNNCDGVNDEGRLIEKIRELLETKRYIIVIDDIWDIRVWEIIKRALIENEYGGRIITTTRILDVAKQVGGDYKLRPLSSVDSRKLFNQRTFGVQDRYPPNQRALDISEQILRKCGGVPLAIITIASMLASKKEEEYTHQYWSLVYESMGSGLENSYDALKDMRRILSVSYYDLPAHLKTCLLYLSLYPEDYKIKIKELVWRWVGEGFIHAKQGKSLYEVGEDYFHELINKSLIQPLDIDGGNMAMSCRIHDMVFDLITFLSIEENFQTPIGGQQPVLTPRKIRRVSFHASEHKGIRQPSNMSLSHVRSVIVFNQAFSPLLEISAFPVLRVLDVSGCEQVKNHHCKDIFSLLHLRYLRLQGTSITEIPKEIGNLRFLQVLDISETDLVKQLPSTFSLLTKLVLLDMLNSILCEVPRWMSSLLSLSSLSITLGTLRDEYIQVLGSIPSLNELFIQVEKPMQGRNKRFVIDGASPFPCLRRFTIRSCHTEMDLLFAHGAMENLQKLELQLGPLKTTEFVDFDFGMENLSSLEYVSNGMIYYDEQRQQALDTAVQKALDMNPNKPKMIRPEIEMVLKLDVGSSKDPMRAIKVASGITGMKSATILGTDRNLLLVIGNIDWTDIIQKLRQNVCCTEVLEDMIHFERKPNLSKKLDISQAELVKQVPSTFVQLTELMLLDMLNNIVCEVPTLMSSLSSMSSLSITVGTLRDEYIQVLGSIPSLSELYIQVEQPMQSRNKRLVIDHTSKFLCLRRLTIRSPKSEMELLFAHGAMENLQKLELQFGPLKTTEFIDFDFGIENLSSLRYVLNGIIYYDKQSQRSLDSAVRRALDKNPSKPRMIRPKIEMFLRMDVSSSKDYRRAMHVVCACSGMESIVPRESDKNLLQVIGDFNWTNVVEKLRRKVCATRVLQLAHLHKVDGRYVRGTRLCSIILRQA, from the exons ATGGAGGTCGTTACGGGCGCGATTGGCAGCCTCCTGCCCAAGCTGGGCAACCTGCTCAAGGAGGAGTACGACCTGCAGAAGCGCGTGAGGGGCGAGATCATGTTCCTTGAAACCGAGTTGGAGAGCATGGAGGCTGCCCTTCTCAAGATCTCACAGGCACCAATTGATCATCCACCAGATAGCCAAGTCAAGCTTTGGGCAAGGGATGTGAGAGATCTGTCCTATGAGCTCGAGGACAGCATCGACAAATTCATGGTGCGCATCGATGGTGATCCGAACAGGCCGCAAGGCTTCAAGGGCTTCATAGACCGATGCATCACCCTGTTGACCAGGGCCAATATTCGCCACAAGATCGGCACGGAGGTCAAGGATATCAAGAAACGCATCGGGGAGGTCAGCAAGCGGCGAGATAGGTACAAGGTTGACAATATTATCGCCAAGCGTATTGGTCCAACTATTGATAGCCTTCGCCTATCAGCCTTGTACACCAAGGCCACGCAGCTCATTGGCACTGATGAGAAGAGCCAATACATAATCAAGAAGCTGATGGGGGCAGACGACGAATCAGATAAACAAATGAAGATTGTTTCTATTGTTGGTTTTGGAGGATTAGGAAAGACAACACTGGCTAATGTTGTCTATCAAAAGCTCAAAGAAAAATTCGATTGTGCAGCTTTTGTTTCGGTCTCTCAAAATCCCAACATGGAGAAGATTTTCAAGAACTTGCTCGGTCAACTTGGCAACAACAACTGTGACGGTGTCAATGATGAAGGACGGCTCATTGAGAAAATAAGAGAACTCCTTGAAACAAAGAG GTACATCATTGTTATTGATGACATATGGGATATTCGTGTGTGGGAAATAATCAAACGTGCTCTCATTGAGAATGAATACGGAGGTAGAATAATTACAACAACTCGTATTCTTGATGTGGCCAAACAAGTTGGCGGTGATTACAAGCTAAGGCCACTTTCCTCTGTTGACTCAAGAAAGTTGTTCAACCAACGAACATTTGGTGTTCAAGACAGGTATCCTCCTAACCAACGTGCTCTTGacatatcagagcaaattttaagGAAATGTGGGGGAGTACCATTAGCCATTATTACAATAGCTAGTATGTTGGCTAGTAAGAAGGAAGAAGAATATACCCATCAGTATTGGTCCCTTGTGTACGAGTCTATGGGTTCAGGGCTAGAAAATAGTTATGATGCTTTGAAGGACATGCGGAGGATATTATCAGTTAGTTACTATGACCTACCAGCACATCTGAAGACCTGTTTATTGTATTTAAGTTTGTATCCTGAGGATTATAAGATTAAAATCAAAGAATTGGTATGGAGATGGGTAGGTGAAGGTTTTATTCATGCCAAACAGGGGAAGAGCTTGTATGAAGTAGGAGAAGATTACTTCCATGAGCTGATTAACAAAAGCTTGATCCAACCACTTGatattgatggtggtaatatggcaaTGTCTTGTCGTATACATGATATGGTGTTCGATCTCATCACTTTCTTGTCAATTGAGGAGAATTTCCAAACACCAATTGGTGGTCAGCAGCCTGTATTAACACCACGTAAGATCCGTCGAGTCTCCTTCCATGCAAGCGAGCATAAGGGTATAAGGCAGCCGTCAAACATGAGCTTGTCCCATGTGAGGTCAGTTATTGTGTTCAATCAAGCTTTCAGTCCATTGTTAGAAATTTCGGCTTTTCCAGTCTTACGTGTACTGGATGTAAGTGGTTGTGAGCAAGTAAAGAATCATCATTGTAAAGATATTTTCAGTTTGTTACATCTGAgatatttgaggctacaagggacATCTATCACTGAGATCCCAAAGGAGATTGGGAATTTAAGGTTTCTGCAAGTACTGGACATAAGTGAAACTGACCTAGTAAAgcagctgccatcaaccttcagtcTACTAACAAAGCTGGTGTTGCTTGACATGCTTAATAGCATCCTCTGTGAAGTGCCAAGATGGATGTCCTCGCTACTTTCCCTGTCATCCCTGAGTATTACATTAGGAACACTGCGAGATGAGTACATTCAGGTCCTTGGGAGCATACCATCTCTCAATGAACTCTTCATTCAGGTGGAGAAACCCATGCAAGGTAGAAATAAAAGGTTTGTAATTGACGGTGCTTCTCCATTCCCGTGTCTCAGGAGGTTCACTATCAGGAGTTGCCACACAGAAATGGATTTATTATTTGCACACGGAGCCATGGAAAATCTCCAGAAACTTGAGTTACAACTTGGACCGCTCAAGACAACTGAATTTGTTGACTTTGACTTCGGTATGGAGAACCTGTCTTCACTAGAGTATGTCTCGAATGGGATGATCTACTACGATGAGCAGAGACAGCAAGCTTTGGACACTGCAGTTCAGAAAGCGCTGGATATGAATCCCAACAAACCCAAAATGATAAGGCCGGAG ATAGAGATGGTCCTCAAGCTAGACGTCGGCTCAAGCAAAGACCCTATGAGAGCCATCAAAGTGGCCTCTGGAATTACCG GTATGAAGTCTGCCACTATCCTGGGCACTGACAGGAACCTTCTTCTGGTGATCGGCAATATCGATTGGACTGACATCATCCAGAAGCTGCGGCAGAACGTGTGTTGCACGGAAGTGCTGGAAGATATGATCCATTTCGAGCGCAAACCGAATCTTTCCAAAAAACTGGACATTAGTCAAGCTGAACTAGTAAAGCAGGTGCCATCAACCTTTGTTCAGCTAACCGAGCTTATGTTACTTGACATGCTTAACAACATCGTCTGTGAAGTGCCAACATTGATGTCCTCGCTATCTTCCATGTCATCCCTGAGTATCACAGTAGGAACGTTGCGAGATGAGTACATTCAAGTCCTCGGGAGCATACCATCTCTCAGTGAACTCTACATTCAGGTGGAGCAACCCATGCAAAGCAGAAATAAGAGATTGGTAATTGACCATACCTCTAAATTTCTTTGTCTCAGGAGATTAACTATCAGGAGTCCCAAATCAGAAATGGAGTTATTATTTGCACACGGAGCCATGGAAAATCTCCAGAAACTTGAGTTACAATTTGGACCATTGAAGACAACTGAATTTATTGACTTTGACTTTGGCATCGAGAACCTGTCTTCGCTACGGTATGTCTTGAATGGGATCATCTACTATGACAAGCAGAGTCAGCGATCTTTGGACTCTGCAGTTCGTAGAGCGCTAGATAAGAATCCCAGCAAGCCCAGAATGATAAGGCCGAAG ATAGAGATGTTTCTCAGGATGGACGTCAGCTCCAGCAAAGACTATAGGAGAGCTATGCACGTGGTTTGTGCATGTAGTG GGATGGAGTCTATCGTTCCGCGTGAGAGTGACAAGAACCTGCTTCAGGTGATCGGCGATTTCAATTGGACCAACGTCGTCGAGAAGCTGCGTCGGAAGGTGTGTGCCACCCGGGTGCTACAACTTGCACATCTTCACAAAGTGGATGGTCGTTATGTACGTGGCACAAGACTCTGCTCAATCATCCTCAGGCAAGCATAG
- the LOC127302429 gene encoding disease resistance protein Pik-2 isoform X2: protein MEVVTGAIGSLLPKLGNLLKEEYDLQKRVRGEIMFLETELESMEAALLKISQAPIDHPPDSQVKLWARDVRDLSYELEDSIDKFMVRIDGDPNRPQGFKGFIDRCITLLTRANIRHKIGTEVKDIKKRIGEVSKRRDRYKVDNIIAKRIGPTIDSLRLSALYTKATQLIGTDEKSQYIIKKLMGADDESDKQMKIVSIVGFGGLGKTTLANVVYQKLKEKFDCAAFVSVSQNPNMEKIFKNLLGQLGNNNCDGVNDEGRLIEKIRELLETKRYIIVIDDIWDIRVWEIIKRALIENEYGGRIITTTRILDVAKQVGGDYKLRPLSSVDSRKLFNQRTFGVQDRYPPNQRALDISEQILRKCGGVPLAIITIASMLASKKEEEYTHQYWSLVYESMGSGLENSYDALKDMRRILSVSYYDLPAHLKTCLLYLSLYPEDYKIKIKELVWRWVGEGFIHAKQGKSLYEVGEDYFHELINKSLIQPLDIDGGNMAMSCRIHDMVFDLITFLSIEENFQTPIGGQQPVLTPRKIRRVSFHASEHKGIRQPSNMSLSHVRSVIVFNQAFSPLLEISAFPVLRVLDVSGCEQVKNHHCKDIFSLLHLRYLRLQGTSITEIPKEIGNLRFLQVLDISETDLVKQLPSTFSLLTKLVLLDMLNSILCEVPRWMSSLLSLSSLSITLGTLRDEYIQVLGSIPSLNELFIQVEKPMQGRNKRFVIDGASPFPCLRRFTIRSCHTEMDLLFAHGAMENLQKLELQLGPLKTTEFVDFDFGMENLSSLEYVSNGMIYYDEQRQQALDTAVQKALDMNPNKPKMIRPEIEMVLKLDVGSSKDPMRAIKVASGITGMKSATILGTDRNLLLVIGNIDWTDIIQKLRQNVCCTEVLEDMIHFERKPNLSKKLDISQAELVKQVPSTFVQLTELMLLDMLNNIVCEVPTLMSSLSSMSSLSITVGTLRDEYIQVLGSIPSLSELYIQVEQPMQSRNKRLVIDHTSKFLCLRRLTIRSPKSEMELLFAHGAMENLQKLELQFGPLKTTEFIDFDFGIENLSSLRYVLNGIIYYDKQSQRSLDSAVRRALDKNPSKPRMIRPKIEMFLRMDVSSSKDYRRAMHVVRVHNA from the exons ATGGAGGTCGTTACGGGCGCGATTGGCAGCCTCCTGCCCAAGCTGGGCAACCTGCTCAAGGAGGAGTACGACCTGCAGAAGCGCGTGAGGGGCGAGATCATGTTCCTTGAAACCGAGTTGGAGAGCATGGAGGCTGCCCTTCTCAAGATCTCACAGGCACCAATTGATCATCCACCAGATAGCCAAGTCAAGCTTTGGGCAAGGGATGTGAGAGATCTGTCCTATGAGCTCGAGGACAGCATCGACAAATTCATGGTGCGCATCGATGGTGATCCGAACAGGCCGCAAGGCTTCAAGGGCTTCATAGACCGATGCATCACCCTGTTGACCAGGGCCAATATTCGCCACAAGATCGGCACGGAGGTCAAGGATATCAAGAAACGCATCGGGGAGGTCAGCAAGCGGCGAGATAGGTACAAGGTTGACAATATTATCGCCAAGCGTATTGGTCCAACTATTGATAGCCTTCGCCTATCAGCCTTGTACACCAAGGCCACGCAGCTCATTGGCACTGATGAGAAGAGCCAATACATAATCAAGAAGCTGATGGGGGCAGACGACGAATCAGATAAACAAATGAAGATTGTTTCTATTGTTGGTTTTGGAGGATTAGGAAAGACAACACTGGCTAATGTTGTCTATCAAAAGCTCAAAGAAAAATTCGATTGTGCAGCTTTTGTTTCGGTCTCTCAAAATCCCAACATGGAGAAGATTTTCAAGAACTTGCTCGGTCAACTTGGCAACAACAACTGTGACGGTGTCAATGATGAAGGACGGCTCATTGAGAAAATAAGAGAACTCCTTGAAACAAAGAG GTACATCATTGTTATTGATGACATATGGGATATTCGTGTGTGGGAAATAATCAAACGTGCTCTCATTGAGAATGAATACGGAGGTAGAATAATTACAACAACTCGTATTCTTGATGTGGCCAAACAAGTTGGCGGTGATTACAAGCTAAGGCCACTTTCCTCTGTTGACTCAAGAAAGTTGTTCAACCAACGAACATTTGGTGTTCAAGACAGGTATCCTCCTAACCAACGTGCTCTTGacatatcagagcaaattttaagGAAATGTGGGGGAGTACCATTAGCCATTATTACAATAGCTAGTATGTTGGCTAGTAAGAAGGAAGAAGAATATACCCATCAGTATTGGTCCCTTGTGTACGAGTCTATGGGTTCAGGGCTAGAAAATAGTTATGATGCTTTGAAGGACATGCGGAGGATATTATCAGTTAGTTACTATGACCTACCAGCACATCTGAAGACCTGTTTATTGTATTTAAGTTTGTATCCTGAGGATTATAAGATTAAAATCAAAGAATTGGTATGGAGATGGGTAGGTGAAGGTTTTATTCATGCCAAACAGGGGAAGAGCTTGTATGAAGTAGGAGAAGATTACTTCCATGAGCTGATTAACAAAAGCTTGATCCAACCACTTGatattgatggtggtaatatggcaaTGTCTTGTCGTATACATGATATGGTGTTCGATCTCATCACTTTCTTGTCAATTGAGGAGAATTTCCAAACACCAATTGGTGGTCAGCAGCCTGTATTAACACCACGTAAGATCCGTCGAGTCTCCTTCCATGCAAGCGAGCATAAGGGTATAAGGCAGCCGTCAAACATGAGCTTGTCCCATGTGAGGTCAGTTATTGTGTTCAATCAAGCTTTCAGTCCATTGTTAGAAATTTCGGCTTTTCCAGTCTTACGTGTACTGGATGTAAGTGGTTGTGAGCAAGTAAAGAATCATCATTGTAAAGATATTTTCAGTTTGTTACATCTGAgatatttgaggctacaagggacATCTATCACTGAGATCCCAAAGGAGATTGGGAATTTAAGGTTTCTGCAAGTACTGGACATAAGTGAAACTGACCTAGTAAAgcagctgccatcaaccttcagtcTACTAACAAAGCTGGTGTTGCTTGACATGCTTAATAGCATCCTCTGTGAAGTGCCAAGATGGATGTCCTCGCTACTTTCCCTGTCATCCCTGAGTATTACATTAGGAACACTGCGAGATGAGTACATTCAGGTCCTTGGGAGCATACCATCTCTCAATGAACTCTTCATTCAGGTGGAGAAACCCATGCAAGGTAGAAATAAAAGGTTTGTAATTGACGGTGCTTCTCCATTCCCGTGTCTCAGGAGGTTCACTATCAGGAGTTGCCACACAGAAATGGATTTATTATTTGCACACGGAGCCATGGAAAATCTCCAGAAACTTGAGTTACAACTTGGACCGCTCAAGACAACTGAATTTGTTGACTTTGACTTCGGTATGGAGAACCTGTCTTCACTAGAGTATGTCTCGAATGGGATGATCTACTACGATGAGCAGAGACAGCAAGCTTTGGACACTGCAGTTCAGAAAGCGCTGGATATGAATCCCAACAAACCCAAAATGATAAGGCCGGAG ATAGAGATGGTCCTCAAGCTAGACGTCGGCTCAAGCAAAGACCCTATGAGAGCCATCAAAGTGGCCTCTGGAATTACCG GTATGAAGTCTGCCACTATCCTGGGCACTGACAGGAACCTTCTTCTGGTGATCGGCAATATCGATTGGACTGACATCATCCAGAAGCTGCGGCAGAACGTGTGTTGCACGGAAGTGCTGGAAGATATGATCCATTTCGAGCGCAAACCGAATCTTTCCAAAAAACTGGACATTAGTCAAGCTGAACTAGTAAAGCAGGTGCCATCAACCTTTGTTCAGCTAACCGAGCTTATGTTACTTGACATGCTTAACAACATCGTCTGTGAAGTGCCAACATTGATGTCCTCGCTATCTTCCATGTCATCCCTGAGTATCACAGTAGGAACGTTGCGAGATGAGTACATTCAAGTCCTCGGGAGCATACCATCTCTCAGTGAACTCTACATTCAGGTGGAGCAACCCATGCAAAGCAGAAATAAGAGATTGGTAATTGACCATACCTCTAAATTTCTTTGTCTCAGGAGATTAACTATCAGGAGTCCCAAATCAGAAATGGAGTTATTATTTGCACACGGAGCCATGGAAAATCTCCAGAAACTTGAGTTACAATTTGGACCATTGAAGACAACTGAATTTATTGACTTTGACTTTGGCATCGAGAACCTGTCTTCGCTACGGTATGTCTTGAATGGGATCATCTACTATGACAAGCAGAGTCAGCGATCTTTGGACTCTGCAGTTCGTAGAGCGCTAGATAAGAATCCCAGCAAGCCCAGAATGATAAGGCCGAAG ATAGAGATGTTTCTCAGGATGGACGTCAGCTCCAGCAAAGACTATAGGAGAGCTATGCACGTG GTTAGAGTGCATAATGCATAG
- the LOC127302429 gene encoding disease resistance protein Pik-2 isoform X3: protein MEVVTGAIGSLLPKLGNLLKEEYDLQKRVRGEIMFLETELESMEAALLKISQAPIDHPPDSQVKLWARDVRDLSYELEDSIDKFMVRIDGDPNRPQGFKGFIDRCITLLTRANIRHKIGTEVKDIKKRIGEVSKRRDRYKVDNIIAKRIGPTIDSLRLSALYTKATQLIGTDEKSQYIIKKLMGADDESDKQMKIVSIVGFGGLGKTTLANVVYQKLKEKFDCAAFVSVSQNPNMEKIFKNLLGQLGNNNCDGVNDEGRLIEKIRELLETKRYIIVIDDIWDIRVWEIIKRALIENEYGGRIITTTRILDVAKQVGGDYKLRPLSSVDSRKLFNQRTFGVQDRYPPNQRALDISEQILRKCGGVPLAIITIASMLASKKEEEYTHQYWSLVYESMGSGLENSYDALKDMRRILSVSYYDLPAHLKTCLLYLSLYPEDYKIKIKELVWRWVGEGFIHAKQGKSLYEVGEDYFHELINKSLIQPLDIDGGNMAMSCRIHDMVFDLITFLSIEENFQTPIGGQQPVLTPRKIRRVSFHASEHKGIRQPSNMSLSHVRSVIVFNQAFSPLLEISAFPVLRVLDVSGCEQVKNHHCKDIFSLLHLRYLRLQGTSITEIPKEIGNLRFLQVLDISETDLVKQLPSTFSLLTKLVLLDMLNSILCEVPRWMSSLLSLSSLSITLGTLRDEYIQVLGSIPSLNELFIQVEKPMQGRNKRFVIDGASPFPCLRRFTIRSCHTEMDLLFAHGAMENLQKLELQLGPLKTTEFVDFDFGMENLSSLEYVSNGMIYYDEQRQQALDTAVQKALDMNPNKPKMIRPEIEMVLKLDVGSSKDPMRAIKVASGITGMKSATILGTDRNLLLVIGNIDWTDIIQKLRQNVCCTEVLEDMIHFERKPNLSKKLDISQAELVKQVPSTFVQLTELMLLDMLNNIVCEVPTLMSSLSSMSSLSITVGTLRDEYIQVLGSIPSLSELYIQEINYQESQIRNGVIICTRSHGKSPET, encoded by the exons ATGGAGGTCGTTACGGGCGCGATTGGCAGCCTCCTGCCCAAGCTGGGCAACCTGCTCAAGGAGGAGTACGACCTGCAGAAGCGCGTGAGGGGCGAGATCATGTTCCTTGAAACCGAGTTGGAGAGCATGGAGGCTGCCCTTCTCAAGATCTCACAGGCACCAATTGATCATCCACCAGATAGCCAAGTCAAGCTTTGGGCAAGGGATGTGAGAGATCTGTCCTATGAGCTCGAGGACAGCATCGACAAATTCATGGTGCGCATCGATGGTGATCCGAACAGGCCGCAAGGCTTCAAGGGCTTCATAGACCGATGCATCACCCTGTTGACCAGGGCCAATATTCGCCACAAGATCGGCACGGAGGTCAAGGATATCAAGAAACGCATCGGGGAGGTCAGCAAGCGGCGAGATAGGTACAAGGTTGACAATATTATCGCCAAGCGTATTGGTCCAACTATTGATAGCCTTCGCCTATCAGCCTTGTACACCAAGGCCACGCAGCTCATTGGCACTGATGAGAAGAGCCAATACATAATCAAGAAGCTGATGGGGGCAGACGACGAATCAGATAAACAAATGAAGATTGTTTCTATTGTTGGTTTTGGAGGATTAGGAAAGACAACACTGGCTAATGTTGTCTATCAAAAGCTCAAAGAAAAATTCGATTGTGCAGCTTTTGTTTCGGTCTCTCAAAATCCCAACATGGAGAAGATTTTCAAGAACTTGCTCGGTCAACTTGGCAACAACAACTGTGACGGTGTCAATGATGAAGGACGGCTCATTGAGAAAATAAGAGAACTCCTTGAAACAAAGAG GTACATCATTGTTATTGATGACATATGGGATATTCGTGTGTGGGAAATAATCAAACGTGCTCTCATTGAGAATGAATACGGAGGTAGAATAATTACAACAACTCGTATTCTTGATGTGGCCAAACAAGTTGGCGGTGATTACAAGCTAAGGCCACTTTCCTCTGTTGACTCAAGAAAGTTGTTCAACCAACGAACATTTGGTGTTCAAGACAGGTATCCTCCTAACCAACGTGCTCTTGacatatcagagcaaattttaagGAAATGTGGGGGAGTACCATTAGCCATTATTACAATAGCTAGTATGTTGGCTAGTAAGAAGGAAGAAGAATATACCCATCAGTATTGGTCCCTTGTGTACGAGTCTATGGGTTCAGGGCTAGAAAATAGTTATGATGCTTTGAAGGACATGCGGAGGATATTATCAGTTAGTTACTATGACCTACCAGCACATCTGAAGACCTGTTTATTGTATTTAAGTTTGTATCCTGAGGATTATAAGATTAAAATCAAAGAATTGGTATGGAGATGGGTAGGTGAAGGTTTTATTCATGCCAAACAGGGGAAGAGCTTGTATGAAGTAGGAGAAGATTACTTCCATGAGCTGATTAACAAAAGCTTGATCCAACCACTTGatattgatggtggtaatatggcaaTGTCTTGTCGTATACATGATATGGTGTTCGATCTCATCACTTTCTTGTCAATTGAGGAGAATTTCCAAACACCAATTGGTGGTCAGCAGCCTGTATTAACACCACGTAAGATCCGTCGAGTCTCCTTCCATGCAAGCGAGCATAAGGGTATAAGGCAGCCGTCAAACATGAGCTTGTCCCATGTGAGGTCAGTTATTGTGTTCAATCAAGCTTTCAGTCCATTGTTAGAAATTTCGGCTTTTCCAGTCTTACGTGTACTGGATGTAAGTGGTTGTGAGCAAGTAAAGAATCATCATTGTAAAGATATTTTCAGTTTGTTACATCTGAgatatttgaggctacaagggacATCTATCACTGAGATCCCAAAGGAGATTGGGAATTTAAGGTTTCTGCAAGTACTGGACATAAGTGAAACTGACCTAGTAAAgcagctgccatcaaccttcagtcTACTAACAAAGCTGGTGTTGCTTGACATGCTTAATAGCATCCTCTGTGAAGTGCCAAGATGGATGTCCTCGCTACTTTCCCTGTCATCCCTGAGTATTACATTAGGAACACTGCGAGATGAGTACATTCAGGTCCTTGGGAGCATACCATCTCTCAATGAACTCTTCATTCAGGTGGAGAAACCCATGCAAGGTAGAAATAAAAGGTTTGTAATTGACGGTGCTTCTCCATTCCCGTGTCTCAGGAGGTTCACTATCAGGAGTTGCCACACAGAAATGGATTTATTATTTGCACACGGAGCCATGGAAAATCTCCAGAAACTTGAGTTACAACTTGGACCGCTCAAGACAACTGAATTTGTTGACTTTGACTTCGGTATGGAGAACCTGTCTTCACTAGAGTATGTCTCGAATGGGATGATCTACTACGATGAGCAGAGACAGCAAGCTTTGGACACTGCAGTTCAGAAAGCGCTGGATATGAATCCCAACAAACCCAAAATGATAAGGCCGGAG ATAGAGATGGTCCTCAAGCTAGACGTCGGCTCAAGCAAAGACCCTATGAGAGCCATCAAAGTGGCCTCTGGAATTACCG GTATGAAGTCTGCCACTATCCTGGGCACTGACAGGAACCTTCTTCTGGTGATCGGCAATATCGATTGGACTGACATCATCCAGAAGCTGCGGCAGAACGTGTGTTGCACGGAAGTGCTGGAAGATATGATCCATTTCGAGCGCAAACCGAATCTTTCCAAAAAACTGGACATTAGTCAAGCTGAACTAGTAAAGCAGGTGCCATCAACCTTTGTTCAGCTAACCGAGCTTATGTTACTTGACATGCTTAACAACATCGTCTGTGAAGTGCCAACATTGATGTCCTCGCTATCTTCCATGTCATCCCTGAGTATCACAGTAGGAACGTTGCGAGATGAGTACATTCAAGTCCTCGGGAGCATACCATCTCTCAGTGAACTCTACATTCAG GAGATTAACTATCAGGAGTCCCAAATCAGAAATGGAGTTATTATTTGCACACGGAGCCATGGAAAATCTCCAGAAACTTGA